The genome window CTTAACCTATCCAAAGCCCTTCGGCCTCATCCTTTTGATCTTCCCCTTTTCTCCAGTATCCGATCCACCTGGACTGGATTAGATGATTAACTAACCGCTTACTACTCGGCGGCAAGCTTCTCCATCACCTCTTCGGGGATATCGAAGTTGGCGTAGACGTTCTGCACGTCGTCAAGATCCTCAAGCGCGTCTATGAGCTTGAGCACCTTTTTTGCATCCTTTTCTGAGAGCGGAACGGTGTTCTGGGGTATCTGGGTGAGTTCGGCGTGAAGGATCTCAGCGCCGTTATCAGCGAGAGCGTCCCTCACCGAGGCGAAATCACCAGACTCGGTTTTGATCTCGTATATCGACCCGTCGTGGCGGAAATCCTCGGCACCGGCCTCAAGAGCCATCTCAAGGGCTTCGTCCTCGCCGTAGGCATCTGCAGGCAGATGGATGATACCGCAAGAGCGAAACTGCCAGGCAACGCTTCCAGCAGAGCCCATGTGAGCGCCGTGGCGGGAGAGCACGTGTTTTATCTCGCTCAGGGTGCGGTTCTTGTTGTCGGAGAGCACCTTTATGACCATGGCCACGCCTGAGGGTGCATAGGCCTCGTAGGTTACCTCTTCGTATGTGACCCCGGGAAGCTCACCTGTTCCGCGCTTGACGGCCCGCTCGATGTTGTCTG of candidate division TA06 bacterium B3_TA06 contains these proteins:
- a CDS encoding YebC/PmpR family DNA-binding transcriptional regulator; protein product: MSGHSKWATIRHKKAQTDARRGKLFSKLIREITAAARVGGGDPDANPRLRTAVDAAKAANMPADNIERAVKRGTGELPGVTYEEVTYEAYAPSGVAMVIKVLSDNKNRTLSEIKHVLSRHGAHMGSAGSVAWQFRSCGIIHLPADAYGEDEALEMALEAGAEDFRHDGSIYEIKTESGDFASVRDALADNGAEILHAELTQIPQNTVPLSEKDAKKVLKLIDALEDLDDVQNVYANFDIPEEVMEKLAAE